In a genomic window of Cydia fagiglandana chromosome 8, ilCydFagi1.1, whole genome shotgun sequence:
- the LOC134666486 gene encoding large ribosomal subunit protein eL39 yields the protein MSAHKTFIIKRKLAKKLKQNRPIPQWVRMRTGNTIRYNAKRRHWRRTKLKL from the exons ATG TCGGCTCACAAGACATTTATTATCAAGCGCAAGCTTGCCAAAAAGCTTAAACAAAACAGGCCTATCCCGCAATGGGTGAGAATGCGCACAGGAAACACTATTCG GTACAACGCTAAGAGGCGTCACTGGAGGAGGACGAAGCTGAAGCTGTAA